The following proteins come from a genomic window of Nicotiana tomentosiformis chromosome 12, ASM39032v3, whole genome shotgun sequence:
- the LOC117275940 gene encoding uncharacterized protein produces the protein MIQHPNKNYIDHIEVEIRDQHDYCFYVDEEPDGKPWYHDIKRFLATREYPDNAINGQKQARRRLENHFFRNGEVLYRRTPNIGLLRSVDATEATRLLEEIHAEMCEPHMNGFILAKKILRAGHFWMTMESNSICYVQKCHQCQIHRDFIRVPPNELNVMGSPWSFASWRMDVIGTIKPAASNEHRFILVAIDYFTKWVKASTYKAVAKKVVADFVRNNIFCRFGIP, from the coding sequence ATGATTCAGCATCCAAACAAGAACTACATTGACCATATAGAGGTAGAGATCAGGGATCAACATGACTATTGCTTCTATGTAGATGAAGAACCTgatggtaaaccatggtatcaCGACATTAAGAGATTCCTCGCAACCAGAGAATACCCGGATAATGCAATAAATGGTCAAAAGCAAGCCCGCAGGAGGTTGGAAAACCACTTCTTCCGTAATGGGGAAGTCTTGTACAGGAGGACCCCAAACATAGGTTTGCTGAGATCTGTAGACGCCACTGAAGCAACCAGACTGttggaagaaatacatgcagAGATGTGCGAGCCCCACATGAACGGGTTCATATTAGCCAAGAAAATTTTGAGAGCTGGacacttttggatgactatggaaagtaACAGTATCTGCTAcgtgcagaagtgtcaccagtgccagattcaCAGAGATTTCATACGGGTTCCACCAAATGAGTTAAATGTAATGGGTTCACCGTGGTCATTTGCCTCCTGGCGCATGGACGTGATTGGAACCATAAAGCCTGCAGCATCAAACGAACATCGTTTCATCTTGGTGGCTATCGACTATTTCACCAAATGGGTTAAGGCATCTACTTACAAGGCCGTCGCAAAGAAGGTAGTGGCAGATTTTGTCCGAAACAACATTTTCTGCCGATTTGGAATACCGTAG